A genome region from Nocardia sp. NBC_01730 includes the following:
- a CDS encoding cytochrome P450: protein MVAGDRVVGRKPSVRAESENQALIEVPHGHLIDRALGLLPERHQVLATPPQGSATAPVQGDAGLPYLGRALHYMRWGPAEMMERYRRYGPVSLNTSLGVDRVLVAGPDAIDEVLGRRRRDFGQGWDYFIGPFFRRGLLLLEFDEHKFHRRIMQQAFTRDRLEAHLAALTPVVRASIGQWVPPGRNAERTVGLYPMIKELALDIAGESFMGVDVGARRKQLIGAFVDCTHAGLAIIRHSVPGGNWRAGLRGRKILEEYFTAMLPEKRRTVSPDFFSGLCHARSEDGGVFGDADVVNHMIFLIMAAHDTTTTTATAVAYYLGKHPEWQERVRAEVRALDDRVGNAPPTIADLEGLRDLDLVVKESLRLMPPVPGFSRRAVRDTEIAGHYIPAGAPVDVAYQVNHLLPELWTQPEVFDPERFGEQRREDTSHRLAWLPFGAGAHKCIGMHFGTFEVKTVTAALVREYEWYIPEKYRMPWGFTTIPFPRDGAPMTLRRCSAA from the coding sequence ATGGTCGCCGGGGACCGTGTGGTCGGCCGAAAGCCCAGCGTGCGGGCCGAATCCGAGAATCAAGCGCTGATCGAGGTCCCGCATGGGCATCTGATCGACCGCGCCCTAGGGTTGCTCCCGGAGCGGCATCAGGTGCTGGCCACTCCGCCGCAGGGCAGCGCGACCGCCCCGGTGCAGGGCGACGCCGGGTTGCCGTATCTCGGCCGGGCGTTGCACTACATGCGCTGGGGTCCGGCCGAGATGATGGAGCGCTATCGCCGATACGGTCCGGTCTCGTTGAACACCTCGCTCGGTGTCGACCGGGTGCTGGTCGCCGGTCCGGACGCGATCGACGAGGTGCTCGGCCGCAGGCGCCGCGATTTCGGGCAGGGCTGGGACTACTTCATCGGCCCGTTCTTCCGCCGCGGATTGCTGTTGCTGGAATTCGACGAACACAAATTCCACCGCAGGATCATGCAGCAGGCCTTCACCAGAGATCGGCTGGAGGCGCATCTCGCGGCGCTGACCCCGGTGGTGCGCGCGAGCATCGGACAGTGGGTTCCACCGGGGCGCAACGCCGAACGCACCGTGGGTCTGTATCCCATGATCAAGGAGCTGGCCCTCGATATTGCGGGAGAGAGCTTCATGGGCGTCGACGTCGGTGCACGGCGTAAACAGCTCATCGGTGCTTTCGTCGACTGCACCCACGCCGGGCTTGCCATCATCCGGCACTCGGTGCCGGGCGGCAACTGGCGGGCCGGGCTGCGCGGTCGAAAGATACTCGAGGAGTACTTCACCGCGATGCTGCCGGAGAAGCGCCGCACCGTATCGCCGGACTTCTTCTCCGGGCTGTGTCACGCGCGTAGCGAGGACGGCGGTGTCTTCGGTGACGCCGACGTGGTGAACCACATGATCTTCCTGATCATGGCCGCGCATGACACCACGACGACGACTGCCACCGCGGTCGCCTACTACCTGGGCAAACATCCGGAATGGCAGGAACGGGTGCGCGCCGAGGTGCGCGCCCTGGACGACCGGGTCGGCAACGCGCCGCCTACCATCGCGGACCTGGAGGGGCTGCGCGATCTGGATCTGGTGGTCAAGGAGAGCCTGCGGCTGATGCCGCCGGTTCCCGGGTTCTCGCGCCGCGCCGTGCGCGACACCGAGATCGCGGGCCACTACATTCCGGCGGGTGCCCCGGTCGATGTGGCCTACCAGGTCAATCACCTGCTACCTGAGCTGTGGACGCAGCCGGAGGTGTTCGACCCAGAACGGTTCGGCGAGCAGCGGCGTGAGGACACGTCACACCGTCTGGCCTGGCTACCGTTCGGCGCGGGCGCGCACAAGTGCATCGGCATGCACTTCGGCACATTCGAGGTGAAGACGGTGACCGCCGCACTGGTGCGAGAGTATGAGTGGTACATCCCGGAGAAATATCGAATGCCATGGGGATTCACCACGATCCCGTTCCCGAGGGACGGTGCGCCGATGACGCTGCGGAGGTGCTCGGCCGCCTGA